Proteins encoded together in one Planifilum fimeticola window:
- a CDS encoding RNA polymerase sigma factor translates to MVEAEWVKRAQAGDREACIRLLREVEAAVYRTAYYLLGNEHDALDATQEALLRIYNRLSSYKGQSRFETWAQRIVANICIDHFRRKKREIPYPEGINPADPKAGTAVERPGVVMDLQQALRKLPPPQQTAVVLRYVHDFSYEEIAEAMDIPLNTVKSHLFRARKKLQEWLSEYQEGGVAP, encoded by the coding sequence GTGGTCGAAGCGGAGTGGGTGAAACGGGCGCAGGCCGGCGACCGGGAAGCGTGCATCCGGTTGCTGCGGGAGGTGGAGGCGGCGGTGTACCGTACGGCCTATTACCTGTTGGGAAACGAACACGACGCCCTCGACGCAACCCAGGAGGCGCTGCTGCGCATTTACAACCGTCTTTCCTCCTACAAGGGGCAGTCCCGTTTTGAAACCTGGGCACAGCGGATCGTTGCCAATATCTGCATCGACCACTTCCGCAGAAAAAAGCGGGAAATCCCTTATCCGGAGGGGATTAATCCGGCGGATCCCAAGGCGGGGACCGCCGTGGAACGTCCCGGCGTGGTGATGGATCTTCAGCAGGCGCTTCGGAAACTTCCGCCTCCCCAACAAACGGCTGTCGTATTGCGGTATGTTCACGATTTCAGTTACGAGGAAATCGCCGAGGCGATGGATATACCGCTGAACACGGTGAAGTCTCACCTGTTCCGCGCGAGAAAAAAACTGCAGGAGTGGTTGTCCGAGTATCAGGAAGGCGGTGTGGCCCCGTGA
- a CDS encoding RidA family protein, protein MKVTRTNPETVAPPIGTYTHLTVVPRGADLLVLSGQVGNDAVGNFPDDVESQFENALDNVRRILESEGVTADNIIKLNIWLTEPIDWSRFKEIFGRFHGGTPPAMTLGFVSSLALPHLKVEVEAWAARWESAEKEDES, encoded by the coding sequence ATGAAAGTAACCCGCACAAATCCCGAAACCGTGGCGCCTCCCATCGGAACCTACACCCATCTCACCGTCGTCCCCCGGGGAGCCGATCTGCTCGTCCTTTCCGGCCAGGTGGGAAACGACGCCGTGGGAAACTTTCCGGACGATGTGGAATCTCAATTTGAAAACGCCTTGGACAATGTGCGGCGCATCTTGGAAAGCGAGGGCGTCACCGCCGACAATATCATCAAGCTCAATATCTGGCTGACCGAACCCATCGATTGGAGCCGCTTCAAGGAGATTTTCGGCCGGTTCCACGGGGGAACGCCCCCGGCGATGACCCTGGGCTTCGTCTCCTCCTTGGCCCTTCCCCACCTCAAGGTGGAAGTGGAGGCATGGGCGGCAAGATGGGAATCCGCCGAAAAAGAGGATGAAAGCTGA